A region of Roseobacter litoralis Och 149 DNA encodes the following proteins:
- a CDS encoding PAS domain-containing protein — translation MADTKTKSRAGAKQKSEPFSEQDFGGFSRSQVAMVLTNPNLDDNPIVYANEAFVRTTGYAHSAIVGRNCRFLQGEDTDKAAVDVLRHAIELDQNVTVDILNYKANGAPFMNRLVVSPIVDSQGKTEYFIGIQKELRNGERDPSAEKVHDHLMEVQNRVQSDLSMIITMIRNQSAATSVPDDFAALKRRVETLELLYEEMKLADRHANRDTVQMGSFVSRLASAIAHTEGRPGIRMNMQIEPLEVSIEVATRVGLVVSELLTNTFQHAFERMETGLVEIRMSQLSAGGLRLIVSDDGIGIPRSMEWPSSATVGGRIVCGLIEGLEGTLHLGRGAAGSFVTIDVPAGASVTE, via the coding sequence ATGGCAGATACGAAAACAAAATCGCGCGCCGGTGCGAAGCAAAAGTCAGAGCCGTTTTCAGAACAGGACTTCGGTGGGTTTTCCCGCTCACAGGTTGCGATGGTATTGACCAACCCGAACCTTGACGACAACCCCATCGTCTATGCAAACGAAGCTTTTGTGCGCACCACCGGCTATGCCCATAGCGCTATTGTGGGGCGCAATTGTCGGTTCTTGCAGGGCGAGGATACGGACAAGGCCGCTGTGGATGTGCTGCGCCATGCCATCGAACTCGATCAAAATGTGACGGTCGATATTCTGAATTACAAAGCCAACGGCGCGCCCTTCATGAACCGTCTGGTTGTGTCGCCGATTGTGGATTCGCAGGGCAAGACCGAATATTTCATCGGCATCCAGAAAGAGTTGCGCAACGGTGAGCGGGATCCGAGTGCCGAGAAGGTGCATGATCACCTGATGGAAGTGCAAAACCGGGTTCAATCCGATCTTTCCATGATCATCACGATGATCCGAAACCAGTCGGCGGCAACCTCGGTCCCGGATGATTTCGCGGCCCTGAAGCGGCGTGTCGAGACGTTGGAATTGCTCTATGAAGAGATGAAACTGGCGGATCGGCATGCAAACCGCGATACCGTGCAGATGGGCAGCTTTGTGTCTCGGCTGGCCAGCGCGATTGCCCATACCGAAGGGCGGCCCGGCATACGGATGAACATGCAGATCGAACCGCTTGAGGTCTCCATTGAGGTGGCAACACGCGTGGGTCTTGTGGTGTCGGAATTGCTGACCAACACGTTTCAGCATGCGTTTGAGCGGATGGAAACCGGTCTTGTGGAAATCCGGATGTCGCAGTTGAGCGCGGGCGGGCTGCGCCTGATTGTGTCAGACGATGGCATCGGCATTCCGCGCTCAATGGAATGGCCCTCCAGTGCTACGGTTGGCGGACGGATCGTCTGCGGCCTGATTGAAGGTCTCGAAGGAACATTACACCTCGGCCGTGGGGCTGCGGGCAGCTTTGTAACAATTGATGTGCCAGCAGGCGCGTCAGTCACCGAATAG
- a CDS encoding CoA transferase subunit A, producing the protein MNKVYGSASEALEGVLHDGMLIAAGGFGLCGIPELLLSAIRDAGTKDMTFASNNAGVDDFGIGILLQTRQVKKMISSYVGENAEFMRQYLSGELELEFNPQGTLAERMRAGGCGIPGFYTKTGVGTVIADGKEHKDFDGETYILERGIVADLSIVKAWKADATGNLVFRKTARNFNPPAAMCGKICVVEVEEIVPTGSLDPDSIHLPGIYVHRLIQGAHEKRIEQRTTRAA; encoded by the coding sequence ATGAATAAAGTGTACGGGTCGGCCTCTGAGGCGCTTGAGGGGGTTTTGCACGATGGCATGCTCATCGCGGCGGGTGGATTTGGACTGTGCGGCATCCCTGAATTGCTGCTCTCGGCGATCCGCGATGCTGGCACCAAAGACATGACCTTTGCGTCCAATAACGCCGGTGTTGATGATTTCGGCATCGGCATTTTGCTTCAGACACGACAGGTCAAGAAAATGATCTCTTCCTATGTTGGGGAAAACGCGGAGTTCATGCGCCAATACCTGTCGGGCGAACTGGAACTGGAGTTTAACCCGCAAGGAACCTTGGCCGAACGCATGCGCGCGGGCGGTTGCGGCATACCAGGGTTTTATACCAAAACCGGTGTTGGCACCGTGATCGCCGACGGAAAAGAGCATAAGGATTTCGACGGCGAAACGTATATTCTGGAACGCGGCATCGTTGCGGATCTGTCCATCGTAAAGGCATGGAAGGCCGACGCGACCGGCAATCTGGTGTTCAGAAAAACTGCGCGCAACTTCAACCCACCCGCCGCGATGTGCGGCAAAATCTGCGTGGTCGAGGTGGAAGAGATCGTGCCAACAGGCAGCCTTGATCCCGACAGCATCCACCTGCCCGGCATCTATGTGCATCGCCTCATTCAGGGCGCACATGAAAAACGGATCGAACAACGGACCACTAGGGCTGCGTAA
- the topA gene encoding type I DNA topoisomerase, which yields MPVVVVESPAKAKTINSYLGDNYTVLASYGHVRDLPPKDGSVDPDAGFEMLWEVGYDSRKHVKAIADALKEDNALILATDPDREGEAISWHLQEALTKRKSIKKDTPVSRVVFNAITKAAVTEAMQNPRQVDMPLVEAYLARRALDYLVGFNLSPVLWRKLPGAKSAGRVQSVTLRLIVEREMEIEAFRAREYWSVKALLATPRSQEFEARLTVLAGKKLDRFDIENQTQAELAVQAITSRDLSVKSVEAKPANRNPSAPFMTSTLQQEASRKFGMGARQTMSTAQRLYEAGYITYMRTDGIDMAPEAVSAARDAIKTLYGADYVPKSPRIYKNKAKNAQEAHECVRPTDMMTKAEDLKTSDADQRKLYDLIWKRTLACQMEAARLERTTAEIASEDGQIGLRATGQVMLFDGFLRVYEEGRDDVAVVDDDDKRLPQIGQGDRLDKRTVTPEQHFTQPPPRYTEATLVKRMEELGIGRPSTYASVVTTIQDREYVRKDKNRLIPEDKGRLVTAFLSNYFRKYVGYDFTADLEDQLDTVSAGNADYKEVLGRFWRDFSAAIAETADLRITEVLEKINEVLEPHLFPANEDGTDPRLCPNCGAGRLSMRTARSGGAFIGCSNYPECRYTRAFGPPGEEDDSGIPPEGKLLGEDGEDKIYAFKGRFGPYVQRGEVTEDNKKPPRQSIPKDWPPEDVDLPQALKLLSLPREIGPHPEDGITVWANIGRYGPYIKHAPSTSDRGGTNANLEGIDEVFTVGMNRAVQLLAEKLASRGQRGGAAKTLRDLGEHPEEGGPIAIMEGKYGPYVKWEKVNATLPKDSDPAGLTMEAAVALIDEKAASKGKKRRKAAPKKTAAKKTATKKAAPKKTAPKKKAQAKKAEE from the coding sequence ATGCCGGTTGTTGTCGTCGAATCCCCTGCTAAAGCCAAGACAATCAATTCGTATCTGGGTGACAATTATACTGTCCTCGCCTCTTACGGTCATGTGCGGGATTTGCCCCCCAAAGACGGCTCCGTTGACCCCGACGCCGGTTTTGAGATGCTTTGGGAAGTCGGTTATGACAGCCGCAAACACGTCAAGGCCATCGCTGATGCGCTGAAAGAAGACAATGCGCTGATCCTTGCAACTGACCCCGACCGTGAAGGCGAAGCGATAAGCTGGCACCTCCAGGAGGCGCTGACGAAACGCAAATCCATCAAAAAAGATACGCCGGTCAGCCGCGTGGTCTTCAACGCGATCACCAAAGCCGCCGTGACGGAAGCGATGCAGAACCCGCGTCAGGTGGATATGCCGCTGGTTGAGGCATACCTCGCCCGCCGCGCGTTGGACTATCTGGTTGGTTTCAACCTCAGCCCGGTGTTGTGGCGCAAACTGCCCGGTGCGAAGTCCGCAGGCCGCGTGCAATCGGTTACCCTACGCCTGATCGTAGAGCGCGAGATGGAAATCGAAGCGTTCCGCGCGCGCGAATACTGGTCCGTCAAAGCACTCCTTGCCACCCCGCGCAGCCAGGAATTCGAAGCCAGGCTCACCGTTCTCGCGGGCAAGAAGCTTGACCGGTTCGACATCGAAAACCAGACGCAGGCCGAATTGGCCGTGCAAGCCATCACCAGCCGCGACCTGAGCGTCAAATCGGTGGAGGCAAAACCGGCCAACAGAAACCCCTCGGCCCCCTTTATGACATCGACGCTGCAACAGGAGGCAAGCCGCAAGTTCGGCATGGGCGCGCGCCAGACGATGAGCACCGCGCAGCGGCTTTATGAAGCGGGCTATATCACCTACATGCGGACCGACGGGATCGACATGGCCCCCGAAGCGGTGAGTGCTGCGCGCGATGCGATCAAGACGCTGTATGGTGCCGATTACGTTCCAAAAAGCCCGCGCATCTACAAAAACAAGGCCAAGAACGCGCAGGAAGCGCATGAATGTGTCCGACCGACGGACATGATGACCAAGGCCGAGGACCTCAAGACATCTGACGCGGATCAGCGCAAGCTCTATGACCTGATCTGGAAACGCACCCTTGCATGCCAGATGGAAGCGGCGCGTCTGGAGCGTACGACGGCCGAAATCGCAAGCGAAGACGGACAGATTGGCCTGAGAGCAACCGGTCAGGTCATGTTGTTCGACGGTTTCCTGCGCGTCTACGAAGAAGGCCGTGACGACGTGGCCGTGGTCGATGATGACGACAAGCGCCTGCCACAGATTGGTCAGGGCGACCGCTTGGACAAACGCACCGTCACCCCGGAGCAGCACTTTACCCAGCCGCCGCCCAGATACACCGAAGCCACGCTGGTCAAACGCATGGAAGAGTTAGGCATTGGCAGACCCTCAACCTATGCCTCTGTTGTGACGACGATTCAGGACCGTGAATACGTCCGCAAGGACAAGAACCGCCTCATCCCCGAGGACAAAGGCCGGTTGGTCACTGCGTTTCTAAGCAATTATTTCCGCAAATACGTCGGGTATGATTTCACAGCCGACCTTGAGGATCAGCTTGATACGGTCAGCGCGGGAAATGCGGATTACAAGGAAGTGCTGGGGCGGTTCTGGCGCGATTTCTCGGCTGCAATCGCCGAGACGGCAGATCTGCGGATTACTGAGGTTCTCGAAAAAATCAACGAGGTGCTTGAACCACATCTGTTCCCGGCGAATGAAGATGGAACGGACCCGCGCCTGTGCCCCAACTGCGGTGCGGGGCGTCTGAGCATGCGCACGGCCCGGTCTGGCGGTGCGTTTATCGGCTGCTCGAACTATCCGGAATGCCGTTATACCCGCGCCTTCGGCCCGCCCGGCGAAGAGGATGACAGCGGCATCCCTCCCGAAGGAAAGCTGCTGGGCGAAGATGGCGAAGATAAGATCTACGCCTTCAAGGGGCGTTTTGGCCCCTATGTTCAGCGCGGCGAAGTGACCGAAGACAACAAGAAGCCACCGCGCCAATCCATTCCAAAGGACTGGCCGCCGGAGGACGTCGACTTGCCACAGGCGCTGAAACTGCTCTCGCTGCCACGCGAAATCGGCCCTCACCCCGAAGACGGTATAACTGTCTGGGCCAATATCGGTCGCTATGGCCCCTATATCAAACACGCGCCGTCCACTTCGGACCGCGGCGGCACAAACGCCAACCTCGAAGGCATTGACGAGGTCTTTACCGTCGGCATGAACCGCGCGGTACAGCTTTTGGCAGAAAAGCTCGCGTCGCGCGGCCAGCGTGGCGGTGCGGCTAAAACCCTGCGTGATCTTGGAGAACATCCCGAAGAAGGTGGCCCCATCGCGATCATGGAGGGCAAATACGGACCTTACGTCAAATGGGAAAAGGTAAACGCCACCCTGCCCAAAGACAGCGATCCCGCCGGGTTGACCATGGAAGCCGCCGTGGCCCTGATCGACGAAAAGGCCGCGTCAAAGGGCAAAAAGCGTCGCAAGGCAGCCCCCAAGAAGACAGCCGCCAAAAAGACTGCGACAAAAAAGGCCGCACCTAAAAAGACCGCACCCAAGAAAAAAGCCCAGGCAAAAAAAGCTGAAGAGTAA
- the dprA gene encoding DNA-processing protein DprA, protein MTDRDHNPSSTHPPLPPTSEDEQFSRLRLLRSRRVGIATYKRLLTEHGTAQNALAALPEVARAAGVEKYEICPEAVIQAELNKAHAAQARLVMQGTDAYPELLNELQDAPPFLWVIGDVELLKKPMVSLVGARNASSLGTRMARALARDLGAAGYTVVSGLARGVDAAAHNAALETGTIAVQAGGVDVIYPAENTELALSMAEHGLRVSEQPMGLQPMARHFPSRNRIIAGLSQATVVVEAAAKSGSLITARDALDQGRDVLAVPGNPFDARAAGCNQLIRDGATLIRSAADVIEALSQMHHDAPQLPIPAPTPRRDSPPPAKMKTKLKQAAALHRQILSRLSPAPVPEDQLIRDLAVTASEAAPALLDLEMDGQITRQSGGMLSRS, encoded by the coding sequence ATGACTGACAGGGACCACAATCCTTCTTCCACTCACCCCCCACTCCCACCCACCTCGGAAGATGAACAGTTTTCCAGGCTCCGTCTGTTGCGATCTCGCCGGGTTGGCATAGCGACGTATAAACGACTGCTGACTGAACACGGCACTGCGCAGAACGCGCTGGCCGCGCTACCTGAGGTAGCGCGTGCCGCCGGCGTTGAGAAATACGAAATTTGTCCCGAAGCGGTCATTCAGGCGGAATTGAACAAGGCGCATGCCGCGCAGGCGCGCCTCGTGATGCAAGGCACCGACGCTTATCCTGAGCTGCTGAACGAACTTCAGGACGCACCGCCTTTTTTATGGGTGATCGGCGACGTTGAACTATTGAAAAAACCAATGGTGTCTCTGGTTGGGGCACGCAATGCTTCGTCGCTGGGGACCCGTATGGCCCGCGCCTTGGCACGCGATCTCGGTGCTGCGGGCTACACAGTTGTATCCGGCCTCGCCCGCGGCGTTGATGCGGCGGCCCATAACGCAGCGCTGGAAACCGGCACAATCGCGGTGCAGGCTGGTGGTGTGGACGTAATTTACCCGGCGGAAAACACCGAACTGGCACTGTCGATGGCCGAGCATGGGTTGCGCGTCTCCGAACAACCGATGGGTTTGCAACCGATGGCGCGCCATTTTCCAAGCCGCAATCGAATCATCGCGGGTCTCAGCCAGGCGACCGTTGTGGTCGAAGCCGCCGCGAAGTCCGGAAGCCTGATCACCGCACGCGATGCCTTGGATCAGGGGCGCGACGTTTTGGCTGTGCCGGGCAACCCATTCGATGCGCGTGCGGCGGGGTGCAATCAACTGATCCGCGACGGTGCGACATTAATTCGCTCTGCAGCGGATGTGATCGAAGCGCTCAGCCAAATGCATCACGACGCACCGCAATTGCCGATACCTGCCCCGACACCGCGGCGGGACAGCCCCCCGCCAGCAAAGATGAAAACCAAGTTGAAACAAGCGGCAGCGTTACACCGTCAAATCCTGTCAAGACTAAGCCCCGCGCCCGTGCCGGAGGATCAGTTGATTCGCGATTTGGCCGTCACCGCGTCGGAGGCGGCCCCCGCCCTGCTTGATCTGGAGATGGATGGCCAGATTACGCGTCAGTCAGGTGGCATGTTATCGCGCAGCTGA
- the tldD gene encoding metalloprotease TldD — MTSTSFSPFEDALDRDAALRVLKEATDGADDGELFLERRRSESLVFDDGRLKTASYDASEGFGLRAVRGEVAGYAHSTEITEAALRRAAQTARLAVGDGGGTWADAPVATNKRLYTDVDPIAGAEFPVKVETLREIDAFARGLDSRVVQVSATVAASLQEIEILRPDGYSVRDVRPMTRVNVSVIVEENGRREAGSAGGGGRVGLDGLLDPADWQAKAREALRVACVNLEAVAAPAGVMDVVLGPGWPGILLHEAIGHGLEGDFNRKGSSAFAGLMGQQIASKGVTVLDDGTIPDRRGSITVDDEGTPSGKNTLIEDGILVGYMQDRQNARLMGVAPTGNGRRESYAHAPMPRMTNTYMLGGDAAPGEIVSDLKDGIYAVGFGGGQVDITNGKFVFSCTEAYRVQNGKVGAPVKGATLIGDGATALKQIRAIGNDMSLDPGMGNCGKAGQWVPVGVGQPTLMIGGLTVGGSAA; from the coding sequence ATGACTTCAACATCATTTTCGCCCTTTGAGGACGCTCTGGACCGGGATGCCGCCCTGCGGGTTCTCAAAGAGGCAACGGACGGCGCGGACGATGGTGAGCTTTTTCTGGAACGCCGCCGCTCTGAGTCGCTGGTTTTTGATGACGGGCGCCTCAAGACCGCCAGCTATGACGCATCCGAAGGGTTCGGTCTGCGCGCCGTGCGCGGCGAAGTCGCAGGCTATGCCCACTCCACCGAGATAACTGAGGCTGCGTTGCGCCGCGCCGCGCAGACCGCGCGTTTGGCCGTCGGCGACGGGGGCGGGACATGGGCGGATGCACCTGTTGCGACGAACAAGCGTCTGTACACGGATGTGGATCCAATAGCGGGCGCAGAATTTCCTGTGAAGGTTGAGACGTTACGAGAAATCGATGCCTTTGCCCGGGGTCTCGACAGTCGAGTCGTTCAGGTTTCGGCGACGGTCGCAGCAAGCTTGCAGGAAATCGAAATCCTGCGCCCGGATGGCTATTCGGTCCGGGATGTGCGGCCCATGACGCGCGTGAATGTTTCCGTGATCGTCGAGGAAAACGGGCGACGCGAGGCGGGCTCTGCAGGCGGTGGCGGGCGCGTCGGGCTGGACGGGTTGCTCGATCCGGCGGATTGGCAGGCCAAGGCGCGAGAGGCGCTGCGGGTGGCCTGCGTCAACCTTGAGGCCGTCGCAGCGCCCGCAGGCGTGATGGATGTGGTTCTGGGACCGGGCTGGCCGGGCATTTTGCTGCACGAAGCCATCGGTCACGGGCTTGAGGGCGATTTCAACCGCAAGGGGTCATCGGCTTTTGCCGGGTTGATGGGCCAGCAGATCGCCAGCAAGGGCGTCACGGTGCTGGATGACGGCACGATCCCGGATCGGCGCGGGTCCATCACCGTCGATGACGAAGGAACGCCGTCGGGTAAAAATACCCTGATCGAAGACGGCATTCTGGTCGGCTACATGCAGGATCGCCAAAACGCGCGCCTGATGGGTGTTGCCCCCACCGGCAACGGTCGCCGCGAAAGCTATGCCCATGCGCCGATGCCGCGTATGACCAATACCTATATGCTGGGCGGCGATGCCGCGCCGGGCGAAATCGTGTCAGACCTCAAGGATGGCATCTACGCTGTGGGGTTTGGCGGCGGTCAGGTGGATATCACGAATGGAAAGTTCGTGTTTTCCTGCACCGAGGCCTACCGCGTTCAGAACGGGAAGGTTGGCGCCCCTGTAAAAGGGGCAACACTGATCGGGGATGGTGCAACGGCACTGAAACAGATCCGGGCCATCGGCAACGACATGTCGCTTGATCCGGGCATGGGCAACTGCGGCAAAGCGGGCCAGTGGGTGCCGGTGGGTGTGGGCCAGCCGACCCTGATGATCGGCGGTCTGACGGTCGGAGGGTCTGCGGCATAA
- the coxB gene encoding cytochrome c oxidase subunit II → MTRLFSMAAFAAAATTSAAWAQDGLEIIGTPVDGAMGFQPAATELATDLQWLDGMILVIITIITVFVTGLLAWVAIRYNAKRNPEAASFTHHTPVEIAWTIVPIVILVFIGAFSLPILFKQQEIPEADLTIKVTGYQWYWGYEYVDEGFEFESYMLGSPATLDENARPDDANVTPFVLDEHMEAKLIDAGYSRDEFLLATDTSIVVPVGTTVVMQVTAADVIHAWTIPAFGVKQDAVPGRLAELWFNAEREGIYFGQCSELCGFYHAYMPITVKVVSEAAYAEWLEGAREEYAGIPRDRLVASN, encoded by the coding sequence ATGACACGACTATTTTCAATGGCAGCTTTCGCGGCTGCAGCAACGACGAGTGCTGCGTGGGCACAGGATGGTCTTGAGATCATCGGAACACCGGTTGATGGCGCGATGGGCTTTCAGCCCGCAGCGACAGAGCTCGCAACCGATCTGCAGTGGCTGGACGGTATGATTCTTGTGATCATCACGATCATCACGGTGTTCGTGACAGGGCTGCTGGCGTGGGTGGCGATACGCTACAACGCAAAACGCAACCCCGAAGCGGCAAGTTTTACCCACCACACACCGGTTGAGATTGCATGGACGATCGTACCGATTGTGATCCTCGTGTTCATTGGCGCGTTTTCACTGCCTATCCTGTTCAAACAACAGGAAATCCCTGAGGCTGACCTGACGATCAAGGTCACCGGATACCAGTGGTATTGGGGTTATGAGTATGTTGACGAAGGTTTTGAGTTCGAAAGCTACATGCTCGGCTCGCCTGCGACACTGGACGAAAACGCGCGTCCGGATGATGCAAATGTGACGCCCTTTGTGCTGGACGAGCACATGGAGGCCAAGTTGATCGATGCAGGCTACAGCCGGGACGAATTCCTTTTGGCAACGGACACTTCCATCGTTGTGCCGGTCGGTACCACAGTGGTCATGCAGGTCACTGCGGCGGATGTGATCCACGCCTGGACGATCCCTGCCTTTGGCGTGAAGCAGGACGCGGTGCCCGGTCGCCTGGCAGAATTGTGGTTCAACGCAGAGCGTGAAGGCATCTATTTCGGCCAGTGTTCGGAGCTGTGCGGTTTCTACCACGCCTACATGCCCATCACGGTAAAGGTCGTGTCAGAAGCGGCCTACGCTGAATGGCTTGAGGGAGCGCGCGAGGAATACGCTGGCATCCCGCGTGACCGGCTCGTGGCGTCCAACTGA
- the cyoE gene encoding heme o synthase, with product MADVGYTSSPAAKEYEAQLGDYFALLKPRVMSLVVFTALVGLLAAPTPVHPVIGFASILFVAIGAGASGALNMWWDADIDAIMRRTSKRPIPDGRIQPGEALNLGAALSGLSIMMLALTANFLAAGLLAFTIFFYAVIYSMWLKRWTPQNIVIGGAAGAFPPVIGWAIATGSLSIEAWLMFALIFMWTPPHFWALALFMKSDYDDAGVPMLTVTHGRKKTRAHIIVYTVLLAVLAVGTGFTAIGGPIYLAAALVLNALFLKGAVDIWRRDEDTAIADEYRVEKKFFRLSLWYLFAHFGVILLEAALRPFGLGGW from the coding sequence ATGGCTGACGTAGGCTACACATCATCCCCGGCGGCGAAAGAGTACGAGGCGCAGTTGGGCGATTACTTCGCGCTGCTCAAGCCGCGCGTGATGTCACTTGTGGTCTTTACCGCACTGGTTGGATTGTTGGCCGCGCCAACACCGGTGCATCCGGTCATCGGGTTTGCGTCAATCCTGTTTGTCGCCATTGGTGCAGGCGCTTCTGGTGCGCTGAACATGTGGTGGGATGCGGACATCGACGCGATCATGCGTCGCACATCTAAGCGCCCGATACCTGACGGACGTATTCAGCCCGGTGAGGCGTTAAATCTGGGGGCGGCCCTGTCGGGATTGTCGATCATGATGCTGGCGTTGACCGCCAACTTCTTGGCGGCGGGGCTTCTGGCTTTCACGATTTTCTTTTACGCCGTCATTTATTCAATGTGGCTCAAGCGCTGGACGCCGCAAAACATCGTGATCGGTGGTGCCGCCGGGGCATTCCCGCCCGTGATTGGCTGGGCAATCGCGACCGGCAGCCTGTCGATTGAAGCATGGCTGATGTTCGCGCTGATTTTCATGTGGACGCCGCCGCATTTCTGGGCGCTGGCGCTGTTCATGAAGTCTGATTACGACGATGCTGGTGTGCCGATGCTGACAGTGACCCACGGTCGCAAAAAGACGCGCGCGCACATCATCGTGTACACGGTCCTGCTGGCGGTGCTTGCCGTCGGTACAGGCTTCACCGCGATTGGTGGCCCGATTTATCTTGCAGCGGCTTTGGTGCTGAATGCGCTGTTTCTCAAGGGCGCGGTTGATATCTGGCGGCGCGACGAAGACACGGCGATTGCTGACGAATACCGCGTGGAGAAAAAGTTTTTCCGCCTATCCTTGTGGTATCTTTTTGCACATTTCGGCGTCATCCTTTTGGAAGCGGCGCTGCGCCCGTTCGGCTTGGGAGGCTGGTAG
- a CDS encoding cytochrome c oxidase assembly protein has translation MALQGPAKTVAQTVSVVVFMGALAWASVPLYDWFCRVTGFGGVTGVSEVAPEDILDQTVTIRFDGSLNNHMPWEFKPVVREMDVRIGESGLAFYEAYNPTDRPIAGSASYNVTPYQAGGFFNKIQCFCFEEQVLQPGERVQMPVTFYVDPEIVDDRDGKHIHTITLSYTFYEIDLPEEFADVQDTEENSDTSLN, from the coding sequence ATGGCTCTGCAAGGACCTGCAAAAACCGTCGCTCAAACCGTGAGTGTCGTGGTTTTCATGGGTGCTTTGGCTTGGGCATCGGTGCCGCTCTATGACTGGTTTTGCCGGGTGACCGGATTTGGGGGCGTAACAGGTGTTTCCGAGGTAGCGCCCGAGGACATTCTTGATCAAACCGTCACCATCCGTTTTGATGGCTCGCTGAACAATCACATGCCGTGGGAATTCAAACCGGTCGTCCGCGAAATGGACGTGCGCATTGGTGAATCTGGTCTGGCATTCTACGAGGCGTATAACCCGACAGACCGCCCAATCGCGGGATCGGCAAGCTATAATGTGACGCCCTATCAAGCGGGTGGATTTTTCAACAAAATCCAGTGTTTCTGCTTCGAAGAGCAGGTGCTGCAACCGGGTGAGCGGGTGCAGATGCCCGTGACCTTTTACGTGGACCCGGAAATCGTCGATGACCGGGACGGCAAGCACATTCACACGATAACGCTGTCGTATACTTTCTATGAAATCGACCTGCCCGAAGAATTCGCCGACGTGCAGGACACTGAAGAAAATTCAGACACAAGTCTGAACTGA
- a CDS encoding cytochrome c oxidase subunit 3 has protein sequence MAHEKNHDYHILNPSIWPLLGAVGAFFMLFGAVLWMQGQFPWMFLIGFTAVLYVMFAWWSEVVAESKVGDHTPVVRIGLRYGFILFIMSEVMFFAAWFWSFFKHAIYPMSGYAGTEYVQPEIYHVDAFHLPLINTLVLLLSGCAVTWAHHALVHENNRRDLIWGLAISIILGVLFTILQAYEYSYLLYKGWEFGGDKFFSNFFMATGFHGLHVIIGTIFLTVCLVRAIKGHFTPEKHVGFEAAAWYWHFVDVVWLFLFLSVYIWGVSVMPGGH, from the coding sequence ATGGCGCATGAAAAGAACCATGACTATCACATTTTAAACCCCTCGATCTGGCCATTGCTTGGCGCGGTCGGGGCATTTTTCATGCTCTTTGGCGCCGTGCTGTGGATGCAGGGTCAATTCCCATGGATGTTCCTGATTGGCTTTACCGCTGTGCTTTACGTGATGTTCGCGTGGTGGTCCGAGGTCGTCGCGGAAAGCAAAGTGGGGGATCACACGCCGGTGGTGCGGATCGGTCTGCGATATGGGTTTATCCTCTTCATCATGTCCGAGGTGATGTTCTTTGCGGCATGGTTCTGGTCGTTCTTCAAACATGCCATCTATCCGATGAGCGGATACGCGGGCACGGAGTACGTTCAGCCGGAAATTTATCACGTTGACGCCTTCCACCTGCCGTTGATCAACACACTGGTTCTGCTTTTGTCAGGCTGTGCCGTGACTTGGGCGCACCATGCGCTGGTACACGAGAACAACCGGCGCGACCTGATCTGGGGCCTCGCCATCTCGATCATCCTCGGCGTCTTGTTCACAATACTGCAGGCGTATGAATATTCCTATTTGCTCTACAAGGGCTGGGAGTTTGGCGGCGACAAGTTCTTCTCGAACTTCTTCATGGCCACAGGATTTCATGGGCTGCACGTGATCATCGGGACGATCTTTCTAACCGTATGTCTTGTGCGTGCCATCAAGGGGCATTTCACCCCTGAGAAACACGTCGGCTTTGAGGCGGCAGCCTGGTACTGGCACTTTGTCGATGTGGTCTGGCTGTTCCTCTTCTTGTCGGTCTACATCTGGGGCGTCAGCGTAATGCCGGGCGGACACTAA